A window of the Sabethes cyaneus chromosome 1, idSabCyanKW18_F2, whole genome shotgun sequence genome harbors these coding sequences:
- the LOC128732486 gene encoding uncharacterized protein LOC128732486: MLFYGARLVAFLLPLVILLGLSEAGSMYYKKVASQKYEPDWVAVSSTVIPLAEYRVSVGAGDGLNGKASAALVPDEYRRAYLRHKKLTAGNKLKLQTGRHAAEAAAQVREDPDTLITAHKKFYEKKQSGY, encoded by the exons ATGCTATTCTACGGTGCAAGATTAGTTGCATTCCTGCTGCCGCTGGTCATCCTTTTGGGATTAAGTGAAGCTGGTTCCATGTACTACAAGAAGGTTGCCAGTCAAAAATATGAACCTG ATTGGGTGGCAGTGTCATCAACCGTCATTCCCCTTGCCGAATATCGTGTAAGCGTGGGCGCCGGCGATGGACTTAATGGCAAAGCTTCAGCAGCATTGGTGCCGGACGAATACAGACGTGCCTATCTGCGACACAAAAAGTTGACAGCGGGTAATAAGCTAAAACTACAAACTGGCAGGCATGCGGCAGAGGCAGCGGCACAGGTTCGAGAAGATCCCGATACACTCATAACTG CACATAAGAAATTCTACGAGAAGAAGCAGAGCGGATATTGA
- the LOC128745323 gene encoding DNA excision repair protein ERCC-1 produces the protein MSLFIDSLGDDDLLANLDLPPPAKKLSTAEPESSNSSTVIQQQPKINKGNCVLVNPKQRGNPLLKSIQNIPWEYDDIVPDYVVGATTCILYISLRYHNLNPDYIHGRLKQLGKMYELRVLLVQIDIQEPHNALKHLTRICLLADLTLMLAWNAEEAGKIVETYKMFENKPPDLIMERAEQFPYQKLVSALTNIKPVNKTDAMTLIQNYGTLANMINSSEEKLSLCAGLGPRKAKKLYKTFNENFLK, from the exons ATGTCGTTATTCATTGACTCCCTTGGTGATGACGATCTGCTGGCAAATTTGGACCTCCCGCCTCCTGCGAAAAAGTTGTCTACAGCAGAACCGGAATCTAGCAATTCCAGTACAGTTATTCAACAGCAACCAAAAATCAACAAAGGTAATTGCGTTCTCGTGAATCCAAAACAGCGAGGCAATCCGCTGCTTAAATCCATTCAAAACATACCCTGGGAGTACGATGATATCGTTCCGGATTACGTGGTCGGGGCTACTACCTGTATTTTGTACATATCGTTGCGTTATCACAACCTGAACCCGGACTATATTCACGGACGTCTGAAACAGCTAGGGAAAATGTACGAGCTTCGAGTGCTACTGGTACAAATCGATATTCAAGAACCACACAACGCTTTGAAGCATCTGACACGAATATGTTTGCTAGCGGATTTGACACTAATGCTGGCTTGGAACGCAGAGGAGGCGGGTAAGATTGTCGAAACAtataaaatgttcgaaaacaaacCACCAGACCTGATCATGGAGCGAGCGGAGCAGTTTCCCTACCAGAAG TTGGTTAGTGCGCTAACGAATATCAAACCCGTAAACAAAACCGATGCGATGACGTTGATACAGAACTACGGTACATTGGCTAATATGATAAATAGCAGCGAGGaaaaattgtcgctttgtgcCGGATTAGGCCCGCGGAAAGCTAAAAAACTGTATAAAACGTTCAACGAGAACTTTTTGAAGTAG